The sequence below is a genomic window from Tubulanus polymorphus chromosome 1, tnTubPoly1.2, whole genome shotgun sequence.
ATTCATTAGTGAAGAATTTGGatgatttcaaaaaatgaGACTAACTGATGTAACAAAACCATGCAGACCTCAGGATCTTTGTTCCATTGCACGACATGCTCCCACGAACAATTAGCCGTTAGCACATCACTGTTTAAACTCTGGCCTAATCTTTCAGTTAGTCTGTTCATTAAATCTGAAATAATCAGCAAAACTAGAATTAAAGTagatttctaaaataaatacTTTGTAATATATTCAGCAAGATAGTGATGTGCCTCACTTTCTACATTAGATTTCCTAGTATGGACTGGTTCCTCAACAGCTGGTATATCACCCCCGACATCTTCTGTTTCCATTGATGTCTCTCTGCTATCCATCACTTGTTTTTGAGAAATGACACTTATAGGTAAACATCGTTTGACTATCCATCTAGAAACTAATTCAGCAAAAACTCCTGCAACAAAGCAACATTTTGGTGGATATTCCGACACGTTCAAACGTACTTCATGATGTTATTCAAGTTTAAAAATAGTGATTTTCATCACTTACCTTTACCACCCTCTAATAACCTAGCAACAGAGACACGCAATGATTCACTTGTAACAGTAACCTGTCCATCAGTTGGTTCACATGTGGATTGTAGTAAACAGCTCAGAGCGAGCACATCTTCCAACTGTTTGACTAGAATATTCCATTGTTCTATATCAATGGAAACTGATTCCCATTCATTCATATCCATTTTAGAGCTGTCATTAGATGTCACTGATATGGCATcctacaaattcaaaaaccaATTACATCATAGACAATACCAATCAATCTTGTTTGGAAATGTATCTATTCAGTTCTACTTACTTTGTCCTTAGTTGAGAACAGTTCAGATGATACAAATCTTGATACTATACTGGCCAATAAACTGGATGCTATGTTCGTAGTTTGGCTACATTTCAATCTCAGTTGTTGCCACCAGGGGGAAATAGTGATGGAATCGACAGTTATATCTACGACAAAGGATATGCGGGTAGAAAAAATTTACAAGATACATGGTAGGCACTAGAATGATTgacaaaaaatgataaaaacttCATATACCTTTCATTTTAGTGATAATTTTTAGTAGTTTATACATTTGAGGTAAGGAATTAACGTCTAGTCTTTCTTCATTCAACCAAACTTGGAACAGTAGAGACTAGGAACAGAAATACGCTACAAGTTACAGGAGATATATTACATACTTAAAGCTGGAGCAGTTCATTGTGAAAATGCTTACCACTAGATCATCAGGTGGTAATATACTGACTTGAAGCAATGTAATCAAATCTTCTACTAAACTTGTGCCGTTCAGAGAcgttttgaatacaaaattTCCAAGCGCGAGAAGTTTATCCTCGGGTAAGCCCGGTTTCAACGATACCCCGGTCTGCGCATGCTCTTCCAAGTGCAACGTATGACATTCAAAACAACCAAGAAATGCAGCCAAATTCAACAAAACGTCAGATGCAAACCGAACACGAGGCTCGGTAAATATCTTCTTGGCAATGTTCAATTGATCTAAACAGTTGTTGGCATCAGCTTCATTCAAACCCAAAATTTTCACTAATATCTGAAAGGTAATAAGTTGtaattctaaaatcagaaaacAATTTGCAATGGTTgagttttcaaaaatatctgacGCTAAGGTGATAATACCTGTGTTGGGTCTAAGATTTGTCCAGTTTCAGCCTTTTGACTGTTCACTTTCTCTAAAGCGCAGTAAGTATGAATCAGTTGTTGCTGTAACTGGCAATATTTAATCAGTCTCTTCGTTTCTGTATCCAAGGTTGCAGCCTCTTCTTTAGCTTTCTCTGCTGTAAAAGATTATAGAACCCATTCAACGTCAGAAACTTGCAACAAACttcttcttcaaatgaaaGATCTGTACCTTGTATGTGATAATGTTGAAGAATAGCTTGAATAACTGTATCCATAAACTGACTAGACAAATACTTGGTAGATAGCACACGCTCTAAACCCTacaattcaaattaatcaaaaacattttgaaaaacttttgaaaatagatATGTTTTGATGttcatcaaaatagaataGCAAGAGACTAGAACTTTACCTGTATTTTCATTCCAGCAGTCCGCATCTCAGAGAAAATAGCCAATATTTCTGATTCAAgtaaatctaaaaaaatcgGATATGAATCAGAATTCAATGGATTATGTTTCATGTCGAATACGGTGGGTTCAAACTTACCTGATTCCTCCTTGTTTTCTCTTAGAGATAATTTCAGTTTCTTCAATAGATGCATATCTCTGGCTCTTTTACTGTTCTTATCActaaaatatcatgaattaattccatattcaataaatacaacaaACAATCAAATCATCAGCTCAATGAAGAATCCCTGTGAAATATACCATCTGTTTCACAATTCAGTTACCTCAGCGCTAAATGGAACGGAACATCGACAACTTTGATTGTTCCATCAACATCTAGCAGACAACATTGAAATACTTGTCCTTTTCCTTCACGATATGTTACATTATTCAAACCCATCATTCCAAATCCTGGATATGTCAGCGTACACCATTTACCCACGTTAAAGGCAGATACTCTCATACCCTGCTGAGCGGTCCAAACCTTAAACACAAAGTAATGACATTGATAATCAATGTTAGTCCTTCATCTTATAGAAAATCTAACCATATCAGGGGGAAATAAACAGGTGATTTTATTACCTCTAATATTCCCCTACGTGGTGCGTATATGATGAGAAATAAGGCAGTACGGACTACTTTTTTGGAACGACTTGAATCTTCTTTCACTTCAACCCAGGCTACTTGCGCGTCGCGATAACCTAAACTAAGGAAAAGAGAGATTTAACCATTTTGATACACGTACATCCATCCAACAAAATCTAGAACTTTCAAGTGGTTTGAAGCGGTTCAATATCATGTCGTCTGTAACGATTATACCAACCCTTCCACATTCTGATGGCTATTCCTTTATCGACATCGATTAGAACAATTCTACCATAACTATCAGTGGTTACAGCTAGCTTATTATTAGGTGATAGCTGTATGGATTCACCCTGGCGACGTTTATCAGGCAAACCAAATCTATATGAAAATACGACGCAAAACAAATATCTGTCAGTTATGGGTGAGGCGAGTGGGAATAGACGCTTTAAAACAAACATTGTTACCTGATAGGGAGAGGAGTTGCCGGCTCAACTTTTGGTTTCTtccttttttcatcttcaCTATTATTTTTACCCCCAATACCAAACCAACCACTAAAATCCAGATggttaaaagaaaataatcacTTATCAGTCTTCAATTCAAcgatgatatttcaatgtagaATGGTGGTGATTACTTACCTAGCTGCAGTGAATATAGCACTTTTCAACTTGTTAGCCACTGCCAAAGCAACATCTGATAACAGTGGCTGAGCACTTCCCTAAAACAAGCAGACTTGTATAGATCTTTTCTTATGCATTCTTAATACGGAAAAAttaggatttttttttaatttcaataataaaacGTACCTCAACTGCATAAAAGAATCCAACATATGGACCAATACCGGCAGTGATATACTGAGAAGCAACTGGAGGAGTTGGTTTAATGGAAGCCGAAAATCCACCGAGTAATGAAGCTGCTTTCATTTGATCAAACGGATTTGGATTTACTATACCTATAATAAGAGATCAATGTCAGATAAAAGTAAAACACGTGCTCACTTAGGATACAACACACAAATACAAGAAATGATTACCATACGTACCTACACTAACTTGATCAGTTATAAAATCTTGTTCTTGTAATCCAAACTTTCTATATGCTAGAGGTGGGGGCTGGATACTGTCTGAACCACTAGCGGCAGCTACAAATATAGTCGGATATTGGGATAAAATGTAACTGTCAAAAGACATCGTTCACCAGACATCACCTTCATACAAGACATGTCTATCTGTGGAAGATGGATTCATACTTCTCGGACCTGTAAACACAATCGCATAGTCTGCAGACTTTTACCTCTTGCAACTTGGTTTCGACAAGCTCGCAATGTCTGAAACAAACTAAATCCATCAATAGAAACCAATGCGTGTGGATAAAGTATCGTCAGTTCTTCGTGTTGTTCGGAATCACCGGTGTATCGGGCAGGTGCGTACGAGCGGCTTTTTAACTTCACAACTGGTTCCTCGTGTAACAACTGCGAAATGAGCAGTGTCCCATTCTCGGTGTACATCCTTACATAACCCGTAGAGAAACCAATGATAAAGCATGTCCAATCAGCCGCACCTTGTGAGCTGCGCTTCTGACTCGACAATGGTAGGCATATGATGCTCGAAATTATTTCTCTGAAATAAATACGATCAACTCATGAATAAGAGTAACcagaaaataatgattctgAATTTTACACAGGGTTTGTTTGATTCATCCGCACGAATAACATTACAAGATAACCAATGACATACATAAAACATATagctttttcatattttacacaGGGTTTGTTAATACATCAAATCCATAGGCCCTATATTACAAATATCGTcacaaaattatcaaatccTCAATGATATACAAATAATAGGTAGCTTTTTTGACACACAAGAATATCAGCTTACCCATCTTCTTCTCCTAGAACACTTTCAGTTGTTACAACAAACTTAGAAACATCGTCATCAGAGTCCCACTTTTCTAAAAGAAGGAAACAACACAAATTCTCAATAGCCTATACCTATGAAGAATGTTACCCATATGGGGCCAATTACTCAAAAGTTGGTCCAAGATAACTGGCGGATAAATATCATAGTAAAAATTAACTTTTAATAGTCACTATGTCAACAATCCACTGGTTAAGTCTGACCAATTTTTGAGCGACTGGCCGATGGATGAAATCGAAAAGATCAAAGATACGCACGACTGAGAATTACTATTTTCTTATCATACGCAATCGCCACGTTATCCAACATAGGTGAAACAGACACGAGACAATTCTGTAACCACGATGACGCTAGGTCGGCATTTTCTTGTTGTTCAGTAGTTTCATCATCAACCTGCCAACCCCAATCCAGATCATCTCCCCACCCTCCTGAATCATCATCTATTTATAAGACAGATAGGTACAATTAGCATTAAATGTAAAATGGCAATGTCGTGAAAGGTTCGATTCGACCAGAGGGGACAGATCCGAGAGAAAGAAGCAACACGTCTGGTTACTACGAAACCTTGGAAGtgactgattttatttcacataGATGGAGAATAAACATAAACAAGATGTCATCCAcagtaaatatataaacacaaACCAGATGAGCGGCTTAGTAACCGAACTTTCGAAACACTCCCGGCGGCGGGAAGAAAAGATAGGATGTATAATGCCTATGTGCTATTAGGAATACCTATGAGGTTAATAAGCCTACgtaaaaaatgagaaattaatcaatttccaATTTCATATCAGAATCACTAAATCTTCGATACATTAAGTTTGCATTACTCTTAATCttcatttaacacaaaactgAGATTGCTTTGACATTAAACATTGACATTAAGCTTTGACGTTAAACTTTGACATTGCGTTTTCACTACAGAATTTAAGATGAATGGTGAGCTAGTGGACCCGAAAAGTACTGATTTGAAACGATAGACCTTGAAGGGACTATCGGGATCCGTAGGATCTGATAGCCATagaaattttgtgaaatttctatcGTTTTCACCGAGTTTTACATttaaaaatgccttttcaatatcacttgTAAATGCGACGTTTTTCGTGCGAAAGCGGATTAATATCTGCACAAGATCATTTATTAATGAAGGACCGCTTTCCAGACAGTCGTTCAAACTAGGATTATCCCCTTGTTTACAACTACAATCATAAACAATTCTAATCGGTGTTGTGATTGATTCCTTTTTAACCGAGTGGTGGGGTATGTAATGGCCCTGGCTCTTGTCATCATTTTCTACTATCTCAATAAATTCGCGTGAAAGTTGCTCTGCTATTATCGCATTATATGTCTGCCTCAGTTCTGGAGACAAGCGTTTAACCATAGATCTAGTTCTAGCGgtacaaatatcaaaattggtAGGGAGCGGTGGATAATCTTCTTTCCAAGGTAAATTCGCTATATATTTACCACTGGTATCGCGTTTAAGGTAATTGTCTCGATacgtttcaaaattcattgtttcagatttaaTCGTTTCCTTGATGCCAATTACTTCAAGATCCCAGTAGTTAGATAATTTTGAGAATTCATCGTTTGAATGTATAGTATTCAAAAGACAGGTAGTATGGAGTACCGATGTATTCGCATTCAAATTGATGGGTCCTGATAGAAGGAACCCGAGTTTGGAACTGACAGCTGTCGGGCCAGCTCCTCTAACCACTTCATTCTCTACGATCGACCAGTAATAATCAGCACCGATTAATAGATTAATTTCACAATTGCTGGTGTTGACGTACGGTGCTAATGGTAAATTTCGAAGGTACGGGTGATTTGTCACAGCAAGTTTTACATTGTTCTGAATTGGTGGACATATTTCCGGTACAACTAATGCACGTAAACCAATTTCGCCTTTACGCGTACGAAGTTTTAAATCTATACTCCGTAGAGTACGTGCCCCAGGCGAATTGTCACCAAAGGTGGAAATATTTACATCTTGCTTTTCAAATTTGTCCAATCGGACACCTAATTCATTTACCGACTTTTTAGTGATGAATGAGCACTGCGCTCCTTCGTCAAACAAGATATTTACCGTGGTCGAATTCGAACcataatttatttgaccaaTAGCCGATTTCAAGAGAACAGGACTTGAAGTTGGAGCTATATTgacatgaatattttttgattcaatatgcGTATCAGTATTTCGATCTATATGAATAGCAGTGTGGTGTTTGCCTTTGCAAACCTTACAACGATATTTCGATTGGCAAGCTGTTACCATGTGATTGCCAAAACAGTTATAACACTTACGATTTGCCTTTATGATGTCTTGTCGCTTTTTTGGGTTAACGATTATATCGCATGAGAACGCCGTATGTGGACCCTTGCAGAACGCGCAACTGTTGTTTTTCGAGGCCGGATTtttcctcgttttagtgctTATATGAAGAGCggataatttttcattatcgaAGTTGACGCAGCTCGCTCCTGCCTGTGTAGCTTGTATTTCCTTTCGGATCGCGTCGCGTAGTTCTTTAAGTGTCCAGGCGCGGTCTCCGTGCTCCCGTGAAATTTGTGTTTTGACGGGACTCGGTAGCTTATCGAAGACTACCGGAACGAGTATGTCACCGAACGCATCTTCCGATTTCCCGAGCGCGCGCAATCCtcgaatatatgtttccaAAGAATCGTAAAATTCGCGTAGACTCTCGTGATCCTGCGGTGGCTGCAAATCTAATAAAGCTCTGATGTACGCGTTCACGATCTTGTGAGGTTGACCGTATCTTTCTACTAAGATCGTCAGAGCTTCTTTGTAGTTAGCGCTAGTTATTTGCAGACCTTCTATGGTACGCGCTGCTTCGTCAGTGAGTTGTGCGACCAAATATTGAAACTTCTGGATATCGTCCAAATGCGGATCGCTATCGACGGCTGAGATGAAATTATCGTAGAAAGTAGACCATTTCAAAATGTCACCATCGAAATTTGGGAGAGCCAATTTTGGTAGATTGACTTTTTTACTGCCGGTTGAGGTAGTACTGCTTCGATTGATGGTACTTACAGATTCGTTTAGCGATTGTGGTTTTGGTATCTTCGCTAGTAGATTATCCAAGTTCAGTTTGAATCGACCGAGTTTGATTTGTATCTCAGTGAGATAATCATCTGATTCAACTATAGTGTTAGTTAACTCGGTTTCATCAACGATTTCATCCATTAATTGTTGGTCTAATTGTCGTAAATATTCGAATTTTGTGAACAGCGCGTCGATTAAAGTGGAGAACGGTTGAACAGTTTCCAGAGTTCTTGAACTTTcatcgacgagtagaatctcTGCTAGTTTTTCTTCCGTTTTTCCGAAAATCTTCGTCATTTGGCCCCGTTGGGCCCTTCTGATTGCCGTTAGCCTTCCTTCTGACCCCATCCTGGTCACGGCACCAAAATGTCGTGAAAGGTTCGATTCGACCAGAGGGGACAGATCCGAGAGAAAGAAGCAACACGTCTGGTTACTACGAAACCTTGGAAGtgactgattttatttcacataGATGGAGAATAAACATAAACAAGATGTCATCCAcagtaaatatataaacacaaACCAGATGAGCGGCTTAGTAACCGAACTTTCGAAACAGGCAACTATAGACAAAGAGGACTTAGTAGAAGTCTTAGGTTACAAGTAATGACTACTATACTACTCTGGATGGAGTGTCCACTGATGACTGCACAAGGGCTTATCGATGGGCTTGTTGGACCATAATGATCTACTAACTATCAgtgataatgttcattttcttatTAAACTGTTAAAGGAAATTATCCAAATCATGGATacaattgatttcaaattattctaatgaaaaaaaatcatttttcttaaTTGAAGCCaccattaaaaaaataaacactATGGAAGCCCATCCTGTTCTGTCCAGCTGTGCTGTCAGTCAGTGTCTGTCCAGTCAGTGTGACTTACCAACTTGGTTTTCACTTTTTAAATGAGGAAATAAGTAATTTCTAACGTTCGTTATATCGTGAAAATTGGCGATAATGCTCAGTTGACACGCCATTGTCACAATCAGCGGTCAAATCAACTACCAGCAACCCATACGCGAATTAATCACGCAAAATATCAGTTATTTTCTACAAAACTGCCAAGTTGTCAACCATGATGGATAGCAGTTCTGCGCATGCCCAATGTCGGAGCATTCCTTAAATGTAAAACATGAAAGAGAAATTTTTCTCGGTATCAACAAGCCCCGCGCGATACGCACTTAGTGTGGAGAATGGTGCATATTACGAAATGTCGAAGAAATTACAAGAAATTCAATAGTTTAGCTATAATAGCTTAAACTTTGCtaattatgaataatttagaCTTGAATCCTAAAATAATTAATACTCTTAATAAGTGTgagtattttattttattattggCTTATTTGGCTAATATAATCATTTTCCTTGACCTTAATAAACGTCACTCAACAAGTCAAAACCTAGCTAGTCCTATCGACcgtggtggtaagcttttataatcggatgggcttataccaatgtggtttgttttgtgaaaatatccgatcgtgaaactaaaccacagacaggtaaCTGACTAAGCCTGTAGTAAATAGAGCCGTATTTAATACCCTACTACTTCAATGACAGACTTCGCTGTACTCGATTACTCGAAGGCTTTACTATTCAATTCTTGTTCATCCATATTTCTCTTGTCTTTGACTTTTTTGCAGTCAAGTTGACCAGTCCAAGTCACATTCTAAGCTTATCTGCTCCTGACCTTGAAAGAAAGACCAAGTTGTCATCAAATGATGTCGCGATATTACAAAAAACTGTTGCCAATTCTGTATTGATATCAAAACCAATGACTACTGGTAGGTAAGATGTAAAAAACtctttgatgatgaaagtggTGATATTTTGTGAATGATAGACTGTGTATAATCTTTGATGTTCAAatgtttgaataatttcagcacatgaaatatttcatacagAGTCTGATACTGACGGAAACCGATTAAATGTAGGTTGTCCTATTCTCAATGCATTTCTTGAAGGTAAAAgcgatataccggtacatgaACCATTATTTTACTCAGTCAAACTTGCTAAACTTAGCATTATTCTCATAAATAATTcttctgatattttcaggtgGAATTTTAAGACAAGGTATCACTGAAATAGTAGGAGAAAGTGCTAGTGGCAAGACGCAACTATGCATGCAGTTATGTTTGACAGTACAGTTACCAGTAAAACAGGGAGGACTTGATGGAGGTACCAGCCCTAAGGacctgatttgaaaaattatttgaccATGGGATTTAGGCTTGTTTTATCTATGGCACAGAAAAGGCTTTAAATTGTAGTCCAACAATgagaaatatttacagaaaaACAACCTTATAAATATAagtgtttgatattttcctgCTGTTGGTTTTCTTTTTAGGAGCGGTTTATTTATGCACAGAAGATGCCTTCCCAAACAAACGTCTtcatcaattaattcattactttCAAAATAAAGACCTGTTCTCAACTATTGATTTCGGTGATCATATCTATATAGAACACGCTGCTGATTTGGTAGGTTAGCAACAAAACTTACAGATTTCTTCTTCATTACAAAAATAGcaatcaatcatttcatttgaCTGAACTAAGCAGCCGTACAGATTCTGGCAAAAAGATAAACTGATTTGCatattatcattttcaggaaGGATTACTGTATTGTATAGAGAAGAGAATTCCGTTGCTGTTGGCTCGAGGTGCGATTAAACTGATTGTCATAGATTCAATAGCTGCTCTATTCAGAGTTGAATATTCGATTAATGAAACTGTGCAGCGAGCAAAACATCTCAATACATTAGGTTCCATATTGCACAGAATGAATAACCGGTATAACATACCTATTGTATGTGTTAATCAGGTACGTTTACGAGTGGTATTCCATCTTTAATATCCGTCTATAGATATGTATTCAAAAAGGGGCATCTACGTTATTATCactagttttcattttctttgaaCTGTTCTTATAAACAAACTATTTGGGGCTTGTATCAACTTGGTGAagtattgatatattttcgattacatatattatattacAGGTGACGGCATCATTTACTGATAGATCAAAGAAGTGCGTTCCAGCTCTTGGTTTGACTTGGGCAAACTTGGTAACTACGCGAATTCAACTGAGTCGAACAACACGTCATGTAACGACTTCACCCGTTCAGATGGAAACTTGTCTACGAACTATAGAAGTATTATTTGCCCCACATTTACCTAATAGGCTTTGTCATTATGTGATAAACGACAGGGGAGTCGAAGGCTTGTCGTGACCTGCCCTTCATTCGCATGTGCACATGAACGGAACTTCTCCCTCGAGAGCAAAATTGAGATGATAGATGGCAACAAACGCCTAAGTTCTCATCCTTATATTCGTTTCCATTGTCTGAAAATGAGAACTGAAACTGACTGAAACATCTGAGGACGGACAATACTCAGATGTAGTTGATAAGTTATTGCTAGTCTAATTCATTGTGACTCAGTGATTTTCTCATAGGATTTATGAACACCGTTCTTCGTCATAATGTGAATACCTAGTTGAAAGGCTGTTTATTGATATTAATTATGCAAGGTTCATGAAGTCGGGTAAATGTCACTATTCTGAGAATATACCAAAACGTAAACagcaatgaaatgttacatcATGCAGGATATTAAATGTAGTAGAAACAGATCTTGACTTGCGTTACGtaaagaataaaatttgagaacattttgaaataatcaacaagtgttgaattattttattttcattttagtttaTCCTGAATTTGTACTGcgtgtttgaaaaaaatgtgataCACCAAGTGACCTGCTTTTTCGTTTGGAATTTCTACATAATTAAGAGGATATCCTTGCTCACTCGCGTCATATTGGATGATACACTGTGAGATGAGGTGCATCACAAATATTGGAGAATTCGCTAGAATTGCAAGTTGACAAATCTTCAGAGAATTAATTTAAGCTCAGCCATGCGCGAAGAAAGCGTGACCACAATCACGTGGCATGGAATGGACGTTATAAACTTTATTATTTAGAAATTACAAAAACAAAAGCACATGTAAAAAATCACATTTTCTGAGATGTTGaacaatataaattcaatgaattcgtACGTGAATTTCATACATGCATTGTCTGGAGTGATTCGATTGGTGTTTATGGAAAGCGAAGAAATTaccaaaaattaattaattttttgaagTGATTAGATTATAGACGGTGACGAAATGCACTAATCTCGGCATTACTCGGTACTTTTATTTTCGAGTTGACCCTCATGCCGAAGTGTACCAGTCTGAATGGTTGCCCGCCTTGGTGGTGCCGCGTAGGAAGAGTATCAAAATGGTACATTGGTCATCGAACGTAACGGCGCGAGTTCGGCTTCCCCAACTGTTGCAGTGAGGTTTGAGAAAAGTTTCAACTGGTTAATCCTTGGTAGATAGAAAGATAACTTTACTTCATCTTGAAAATGATAGTTTTATAAGGATATCTACATTAAACATGATACAACTGAGTATTTcaacatatatatctatatttttggCCAACAACATCGGGTCTTCAGTGAGTGTATTCACCTGAATGGAGATCGCTAGCGCTAGGCCTAGGCTAATCTCGCAATCTGTGAACCATGTGTTTTTCCGAATCGAAAAACATCATGGATATTGATTCATGGGTTCtaattcgttttagagtccgtgattgattcaaacgatgatgCAGTATTTCGCACCCAATGAAGCATCGCATCAAACACTTTAAGAAAATCGTTTTCCATTTCAGATATGATGGTCCAGTGGCGGGAACATTTGCAGTTCAATGTCTATTGACTCATCAAAGGTGTGTCCGCGACTGACCACGGACATCCATCACGACTATCAATTTATTGCTTGAAGCAAATAAATATCGAACGCGTGTAAGTAAAATTAATACCTAGGCGGTTTGCACTTTGCGGATA
It includes:
- the LOC141914997 gene encoding uncharacterized protein LOC141914997, which encodes MGSEGRLTAIRRAQRGQMTKIFGKTEEKLAEILLVDESSRTLETVQPFSTLIDALFTKFEYLRQLDQQLMDEIVDETELTNTIVESDDYLTEIQIKLGRFKLNLDNLLAKIPKPQSLNESVSTINRSSTTSTGSKKVNLPKLALPNFDGDILKWSTFYDNFISAVDSDPHLDDIQKFQYLVAQLTDEAARTIEGLQITSANYKEALTILVERYGQPHKIVNAYIRALLDLQPPQDHESLREFYDSLETYIRGLRALGKSEDAFGDILVPVVFDKLPSPVKTQISREHGDRAWTLKELRDAIRKEIQATQAGASCVNFDNEKLSALHISTKTRKNPASKNNSCAFCKGPHTAFSCDIIVNPKKRQDIIKANRKCYNCFGNHMVTACQSKYRCKVCKGKHHTAIHIDRNTDTHIESKNIHVNIAPTSSPVLLKSAIGQINYGSNSTTVNILFDEGAQCSFITKKSVNELGVRLDKFEKQDVNISTFGDNSPGARTLRSIDLKLRTRKGEIGLRALVVPEICPPIQNNVKLAVTNHPYLRNLPLAPYVNTSNCEINLLIGADYYWSIVENEVVRGAGPTAL
- the LOC141902375 gene encoding DNA repair protein XRCC3-like isoform X2 codes for the protein MENKHKQDVIHIKLTSPSHILSLSAPDLERKTKLSSNDVAILQKTVANSVLISKPMTTAHEIFHTESDTDGNRLNVGCPILNAFLEGGILRQGITEIVGESASGKTQLCMQLCLTVQLPVKQGGLDGGAVYLCTEDAFPNKRLHQLIHYFQNKDLFSTIDFGDHIYIEHAADLEGLLYCIEKRIPLLLARGAIKLIVIDSIAALFRVEYSINETVQRAKHLNTLGSILHRMNNRYNIPIVCVNQVTASFTDRSKKCVPALGLTWANLVTTRIQLSRTTRHVTTSPVQMETCLRTIEVLFAPHLPNRLCHYVINDRGVEGLS
- the LOC141902375 gene encoding DNA repair protein XRCC3-like isoform X1, which encodes MNNLDLNPKIINTLNKFKLTSPSHILSLSAPDLERKTKLSSNDVAILQKTVANSVLISKPMTTAHEIFHTESDTDGNRLNVGCPILNAFLEGGILRQGITEIVGESASGKTQLCMQLCLTVQLPVKQGGLDGGAVYLCTEDAFPNKRLHQLIHYFQNKDLFSTIDFGDHIYIEHAADLEGLLYCIEKRIPLLLARGAIKLIVIDSIAALFRVEYSINETVQRAKHLNTLGSILHRMNNRYNIPIVCVNQVTASFTDRSKKCVPALGLTWANLVTTRIQLSRTTRHVTTSPVQMETCLRTIEVLFAPHLPNRLCHYVINDRGVEGLS
- the LOC141902375 gene encoding DNA repair protein XRCC3-like isoform X3, whose protein sequence is MNNLDLNPKIINTLNKSHEIFHTESDTDGNRLNVGCPILNAFLEGGILRQGITEIVGESASGKTQLCMQLCLTVQLPVKQGGLDGGAVYLCTEDAFPNKRLHQLIHYFQNKDLFSTIDFGDHIYIEHAADLEGLLYCIEKRIPLLLARGAIKLIVIDSIAALFRVEYSINETVQRAKHLNTLGSILHRMNNRYNIPIVCVNQVTASFTDRSKKCVPALGLTWANLVTTRIQLSRTTRHVTTSPVQMETCLRTIEVLFAPHLPNRLCHYVINDRGVEGLS